The Couchioplanes caeruleus sequence CTCAAGAACGTCGTGGTCACGGTCCACCACCCGGGCAAGGAGGACGAGCTCCTCGTCATCGGCGTTCCCGGCGACCGCGAGGTGGATCTCAAGCGGTTGGACGCGGTGCTGAGCCCGTCCACCGCCACCATGTTCGACGACTTCGCCTCGCGCCCCGACCTGGTCCGCGGCTACATCGGCCCCCAGGGCATCAAGGTCCGCTACCTTGCCGACCCCCGCATCGCCCCCGGCACGGCCTGGCTGACCGGCGCCAACGAGCCCGGCCGCCACGCCACCTCGGTGGTCGCCGGCCGCGACTTCACCCCCGACGGCGCGATCGAGGCGGCCGAGGTCCGCGCCGGCGATCCCTGCCCCGAATGCGGCACCGGCGAGCTCACCATGCGCCGCGGCATCGAGATCGCCCACATCTTCCAGCTCGGCCGCCGCTACACGGACGTGTTCAAGGTCGACGTGCTCGGCGCCGACGGCAAGCCGGTACGTCCCACCATGGGCTCCTACGGCATCGGCGTCTCCCGCGCCGTCGCCTCGATCGTGGAGCAGCACCACGACGACCGTGGCATCGTCTGGCCCGACGAGGTGGCACCGGCGGACGTGCACGTCGTCGGCGCGGGCAAGGAGGGCCAGATCGAGGCGGCTTTGACGCTGGCCGCCGAGCTGGCCGGGGCGGGCCTGCGGGTGCTGGTCGACGACCGGCGCAACGTCTCGGCCGGCGTGAAGTTCACCGACGCCGAGCTGATCGGCATCCCCCGCTGCGTCGTGGTCGGCCGCCGCCTCTCCGACGGGTACGCGGAACTCCGCAACCGCCGCACAGGCGAACGCCGCGACCTCCCGCTCGCGGAGGTGACCGGAGAACTGGTGACCGCCGCACCGTCTCGCCCGTCGAGGTGACCGATGAGCCGCTGACCGCCCCACCGTTCCCTCCTCCGAGGTGACCGACGAACCGGCGCCCCCACCGTCCCCTCTCCGAGGTGACCGACGAACCCGGCGACCGCCACACCGTGTCGCCCTCTGAGGGTGACTGATGAACCGGTGACCGACGTCCCGGGAAGTGAGCTCGATGGCATCGAGCTCGCTTCCCGGACCGGGACGACAACTCACGTACGAAGGTCAACGCGTGGCACTTTCCTAACGGCCTCGAGCTCATCCCCCGACGCGGCGCGAATGAGGCCTGTCCGGCGCCGCTATCAGGGTGAGTTCAGGGTGTTCGCGGCGTGGGCCATCGGGTGTAATCGGTGCGACGGCCGGGTACCCGCCTGCGTGACGGGCGGGGAAGAACGCGGGGAGGTACAGCCGTGGCGAGGACGGCAGTGGCGGACGTGATGACCCGGAAGGTCGTCTACCTGCCGGGCGACACGACGCTCGACGAGGCCGCGCAGGTCATGCGGGATCAAGGCATCGGCGATGTGGTGGTGACCAACGGACCGACGATGGCCGGCCTGGTCACAGATCACGACATCGTGGTGCGCGCGCTTGCGGAAGGTCTTCCACCCCGCACGACGACCTTGGCAACCATCGCGTCGCTCGAGCTCATCATGGTGGAGCAGACGACCACTGTGGAGGACGCGGTCGAGGCGATGCGCGAACGTGGAGTTCGCCGGCTGCTCGTCTGCGACGCCGACCGCAAGGTGGTCGGCATCATCAGCCTCAGCGACGTAGCACTCATGCCCACCTCGGCACCGGCCTGAGCGACCGGCCCCCCCAGACGCCCGGCAGCAGCAGTCCCGCCCGCGATCCGGCAGCGTCCCCATCCGTGCGTCCGGCGATGACCTCACCCCGCACCTTGCCTGATGCCCCACCGCACATCCGGCCGCGATTCCCCACCGAGCGGAAGCACACCACCACCAGGCACGGTGGATGAGCTCGGCGGAACCGGCGGGAGCGGTTTCCGGCGCGTAGGGTCGCAACCGTGAGTGACATGCCTGAGAAGCTGGCCGACATCGTCGACGAGTTCGCCTCCGCGCCGCGTGAGGTCGTACTCGAAATGCTGTTGGAGTTCTCCGATGCCGTGCCGCCGCTGCCCGAAGGACTCAAGGCGCACGAGGGCATGGAGCAGGTGCCGGAGTGCCAGACACCGTTCTTCCTGCGTGCCGAGGTGCAGCCAGACGACACCGTGAAGGCGTGGTTCGACTGCCCGCCGGAGGCGCCGACGACGCGGGCGTTCGCCGGCATTCTCGCGGAGGGCCTGGAAGGGGCGTCGGCCTCGGAGATCCTTGCGGTTCCGGAGGATCTCTACAGTCGGATGGGGCTCGCCACGGCGATCAGCCCACTGCGCATCCGAGGCGGTACGGCGATCCTGGCGAGGCTCAAACGCCAGATCCGCGAGCAGGAGGGGACCCGCGCGTGAACGTCGAGGTCTGGTCCGACGTCATCTGCCCGTGGTGCTACCTGGGCAAGCACCGGCTCGAGGCGGCGATGCGGGGCTTCGGGGGCGACGTGACCGTGACCTTCCGCGCGTACCAGTTGGATGCGTCGCCGGTCCCCGAGCCGGTGCCGCTCAAGCAGGCCCTTGCCGCCAAGTTCGGCGGGGTCCAGCGCGCCGAGGAGATGTTCGCTCATGTGACCGCGGTGGCCGCGGGTGACGGGCTGACCCTCGACTTCGCCCGCGCCGTCAACGCCAACACCTTCGACGCGCATCGGCTCATCGCGTGGGCCGCCGGGCAGGATCTGCAGCTGATGATGATCGAGACGCTACAGCGGGCACACTTCGCCGAGGGCGAGGACATCGGCTCGCACGCGACCCTGGCACGCCTGGCGGGATCCGTCGGGCTGGATGAGCGGGCCGCGCTCGACTACCTGGCGTCTCCGGCGGGTACGGATGCCGTCAACGCCGACCTCGCGGAGGCGCGCGACCTCGGCATCATCAGCGTCCCGACGTTCGTGATCGACCGGAAGTACGTGGTGCAGGGAGCCCAGGAGGCGTCGGTTCTCCAGTCAGCTCTGGAGGAGATCGCCCGCCGGGAGGGCGTCGACGCCACTCAATGACGTTCCACGTGAAACATGCCTCACGCCCGTCCCCACGGGTCGACACATGGAGATTCGTTCCACCGGATCCAGCCCGTGCTCGGCCTCCCGTTCCATCAGCCGCGCCAACTCCGGACCCCGCTCCTCCGCCGTCAACTCGACGAAGCCCAGCCGCGAGTAGTACGGCCCGTTCCACGGCACGCTGCAAAACGTTGTCAGGGTCAAGGCGGGGAGATCGCGGGCGGCAGCCCAACGACCCACGTGGTCGATCAGGTCGCGACCAAGACCATTCCGAGCGTACGGAGGGTCGACACTGACCTGCTCGATGTGCGCGAGCCCGTCCACCAGCTCGACAAGCACGAAGGCGACCGGCGCATCGGCGTCCCCGGCGACGACCCAGCTCCTGCCGGCGTGCACGAACCGCGCCAGCGCACCGGCCGGCGGCACCGGATGCGCCGCGATGTCGGGCATGCCGACGTCGTGGAACAGCGCGCCGGCCCGTGACTCGATTCCCCGGACGCCCTCTAGATCATCGACACGCATCGCCCGAATCTCCACCCACCGAGGGAATCAGCCGCGTCCGTCGCCGTCCAGCCATTAACACCTTGGGGACCGGCTAGACCTCCCGCGCCAACCCTTCCATCACCTCGGCTCCGGGCAACGCCCCCAGCGCCGGACCCGCGATGGCAATCTTGCTGTGCCGCACCCCCGAGCCGACGATGACATGGGGCATCGCGACCACGCGGGCATCGACCAGCACCGGCCAGTCCTTCGGCAGCCCGATCGGGGTGATTCCGCCGTACTCCATGCCGGTCAGCCGCACCGCCTCCGCCATGGGCGCGAAGCTGGCCTTGCGCACGTCCAACTGCCGCCGCACGATCCCGTTGACGTCGGCCCGGGTCGTGGCCAGCACGACGCACGCCGCATAGCGGGTCACGTCGCCGCGCCGGCCTGCCACGATCACACAGTTGGCCGACTGCTCGAGCCCCACCGCGTACGCCTCGCAAAACGCGGCGGTATCCGCCAGCTCCGCATCGATCGGCGCGACCAGCACCTGGTCGCCGTCGATGGGCGCCTCCGCCGGCCACACCTCGAGCGCGGCCGCCACGGGTGGAGCGAGCAGATCGAGCCGGGAGAGCGCGGGTTCGAGTCTCAGAGTTCCGATCACGCCGTCATCCTCCCCCCGATCGCCGCGGCCTAACCGCAGTCACCCGCCGCGACATCCACATCACCGGCAACAACCGCCTCGTTCGGGGCAAGCTGCCAACATCAACGACTCCGTTGGTACGCGACGCGCACACGGTCCACGCCGACACGATCCTGAACCTCGAAGCCGTCGCCGGATCGTGAAAGCGCCGTCCGCTCAGCCATGGCGCGATCTTGCCGACCGTCAGGGAATGTGAGGGAGAGACGCGGCGCAAGGGTCGGCACCGTCAGCGGCCTCGCCGTACTCGTCGGCGGCACCGCGATCGCGGCCGTCGCCGGCGGCGCCCACTCGATCTTCTCCACCATCCTGCTCGGCATGCTCGCGACCGGGCTGGGCCACGCCCTCCTGACCGAGATCCAGCGCCAGGCGCGCCGGCACACCGTGAGCTGGACCGCCCCGGACACGATCAACACCATTCTGCTGACGGCCTGGTCGGTGCTCGCCCTGACCGGCACGGTCCTGGCCGCCGTGCCACTACCGGTCCGAGCCGTCGGACTCCTGCTAACCCTCGGGTACGCGCTCAGCACCGCCTACTTCGTCACGGAACGCCGCCGCACGATCTCCCGCATCGCCACACCAACCGCGGAAGTCCCGGCGGCTGCTGAACCCGGCTGAGCTGCGTCACCGCGACCGCCCGCAGCTTCCCGCTCCCACCGCACGGCCACTGTCGGCGCCTTCCCACTCCCACGGCACGGCACCCTCGGCGGGCTTCTCACTCCACCGCGCAGCCGCCCTCGGCGGGCTTCTCACTCCAACCGCACGGCCACGATCATCGGAAAGACGGGCACGAGATCGGCGCCGCCGGGACCGACGTCCGGCAGCGGCACCCAGTACAGCCCGATCGGCTCCGGCCCGGTCACGTGCGGTCCCAACTGCGGCTCTCCATCGCCCACGGTGCAGGCGAAGACCGAGGTCATCCCCGAGGGATACGGGAAGTCCTGCAGGTAGCGTGCCTCCTTCACCACGAGGCCCACCTCTTCCAGCACCTCGCGGCGTACCGCATCCTCCGCCGTCTCGCCGGGGTCGATCCCACCGCCGGGCAGCGTCCACCACTCCCGGCCCCCGTCGCGCCGACTCCGCTCATGCACCATCAGTACGCGCCCATCCCGGACGATGATGGCCGCGGCTCGTCTCCGTCCACTCACGAATGAAGGCTACTCACGCCGGCACGACTTCACTCGAAGGGCCAGCAACCACCGACGAAACCCGCTCGATCTCCGAGGTGCCTTATTCCATGGCAACGCGGTTCAGGTTCTTCTAAGTTGACCCGAATGCGCTACCGCTCCCCTGACGAGGACAGCGCCCGCTGGGACGGCTTCCCGTTCCGTGAGGGCGACATCGTGATCAGCACCAGGTCGAAGAGCGGCACGACCTGGGCTCAGATGATCTGCGCCCTGCTCGTGTTCCAGGATCCCGAGCTGCCGGCCCCGCTCTCGGAGCTTTCCCCCTGGCTGGACTGGCTCGTCCTCCCTCGCGACGACGTATTCGCACGCCTGGAAGCCCAGCCGCACCGGCGCTTCATCAAGACCCACACTCCCTTGGACGGCATCCCGCGGGATGCCCGTGCCACCTACGTCGTGGTGGCCAGGCATCCGCTCGACATGGCGGTTTCCCTCTTCCACCAGGGCGACAACCTCGACCGCGGCCGGATGGCCGAGCTTCTGGGCACC is a genomic window containing:
- a CDS encoding proline--tRNA ligase, which encodes MVLRMSTMLLKTLREEPVEAEVPSHRLLLRAGYIRRAAPGGYTWLPLGKLVLDQVTRIIREEMSAIGGQEVGFPSLLTREAYDLSGRWTEYGDGIFTLKDRRGADHLLAPTHEEMFTLLVQDMTSSYRDFPLILFQVQTKFRDEARPRAGLLRGREFLMKDAYSFDLSEEGLIEAYGKHRAAYQRIFERLGLEHTIVSAMSGAMGGSASEEFLAAAEVGEDTFVGCTGCDYAANTEAVVTPVPPADDREHGPLTVHDTPDTPTIASLVDLANARAFDGRTDWTAADTLKNVVVTVHHPGKEDELLVIGVPGDREVDLKRLDAVLSPSTATMFDDFASRPDLVRGYIGPQGIKVRYLADPRIAPGTAWLTGANEPGRHATSVVAGRDFTPDGAIEAAEVRAGDPCPECGTGELTMRRGIEIAHIFQLGRRYTDVFKVDVLGADGKPVRPTMGSYGIGVSRAVASIVEQHHDDRGIVWPDEVAPADVHVVGAGKEGQIEAALTLAAELAGAGLRVLVDDRRNVSAGVKFTDAELIGIPRCVVVGRRLSDGYAELRNRRTGERRDLPLAEVTGELVTAAPSRPSR
- a CDS encoding CBS domain-containing protein, with the protein product MTRKVVYLPGDTTLDEAAQVMRDQGIGDVVVTNGPTMAGLVTDHDIVVRALAEGLPPRTTTLATIASLELIMVEQTTTVEDAVEAMRERGVRRLLVCDADRKVVGIISLSDVALMPTSAPA
- a CDS encoding SufE family protein yields the protein MSDMPEKLADIVDEFASAPREVVLEMLLEFSDAVPPLPEGLKAHEGMEQVPECQTPFFLRAEVQPDDTVKAWFDCPPEAPTTRAFAGILAEGLEGASASEILAVPEDLYSRMGLATAISPLRIRGGTAILARLKRQIREQEGTRA
- a CDS encoding DsbA family oxidoreductase; translation: MNVEVWSDVICPWCYLGKHRLEAAMRGFGGDVTVTFRAYQLDASPVPEPVPLKQALAAKFGGVQRAEEMFAHVTAVAAGDGLTLDFARAVNANTFDAHRLIAWAAGQDLQLMMIETLQRAHFAEGEDIGSHATLARLAGSVGLDERAALDYLASPAGTDAVNADLAEARDLGIISVPTFVIDRKYVVQGAQEASVLQSALEEIARREGVDATQ
- a CDS encoding GNAT family N-acetyltransferase, producing MEIRAMRVDDLEGVRGIESRAGALFHDVGMPDIAAHPVPPAGALARFVHAGRSWVVAGDADAPVAFVLVELVDGLAHIEQVSVDPPYARNGLGRDLIDHVGRWAAARDLPALTLTTFCSVPWNGPYYSRLGFVELTAEERGPELARLMEREAEHGLDPVERISMCRPVGTGVRHVSRGTSLSGVDALPAGDLLQS
- a CDS encoding YbaK/EbsC family protein, with the protein product MGTLRLEPALSRLDLLAPPVAAALEVWPAEAPIDGDQVLVAPIDAELADTAAFCEAYAVGLEQSANCVIVAGRRGDVTRYAACVVLATTRADVNGIVRRQLDVRKASFAPMAEAVRLTGMEYGGITPIGLPKDWPVLVDARVVAMPHVIVGSGVRHSKIAIAGPALGALPGAEVMEGLAREV
- a CDS encoding NUDIX domain-containing protein, whose protein sequence is MSGRRRAAAIIVRDGRVLMVHERSRRDGGREWWTLPGGGIDPGETAEDAVRREVLEEVGLVVKEARYLQDFPYPSGMTSVFACTVGDGEPQLGPHVTGPEPIGLYWVPLPDVGPGGADLVPVFPMIVAVRLE